CCGGAGAAATCTGGTGGCTATATGTATTCCTGAAAAACAGGGCCATGATGTATTACTTGCGTATCCACCAAATTCTGAGGAttttggtttcttggatGGCGACTTTAGAGGTCCTCGTGACATCTTTCTTCACACCGCCGTCAGAAGTGCTTTAGGGCCCGTTGAGCGACTGACCTTTGGTATTCTACAGGGACAACGTGGTCATCTGACAGAAAAAACTACTGGGACAGTGAATTATTCACAGAATAACACTGCTTTCGCAGATAAGCAGGCTCCTGAGGCACAAAGAGAGCTGCTCTTCCTGAACCAAGAAAGTGGCCCTTCGATTATCGAGGCTTCAACCGCACGCATAGGCTTGGAATCGAGGCCACACACAAATACAGCTACATCACTGATGAACCGTCGCACGTCTAGTGATTCAATACAAACTCTGCAGAGGAGGTCATCTGGAATCGACCACATGGATATGGACCAGGATTCTAAAGACCCCACGGCGGCTGTTAACAGTGACCAAAGGCAGCCACAACTGGGCATGCGACTTCCGTTTGACTTGGACTATGAATTTGAGAAGAGATTCGGGGTGACATTCCAGACGCTGGCAACTATAGCAGAGAAACGTTTAGCAGGGTCTTTCTATGTACTGTTTCCACAGGGATCAGGcggcattgaagaagaatgtcAGGCGGTTGTTGAATTTCTCAAAGCCCACCATAGTGAGAAAAACAAGGCTATTGTATACTCTAACCGCACTCCTGAAGATTGGGAAAAGTTCACTCAAGCGAAGAATGGAGTCGTTTTGGTATGTGCCATCCAAGTACCATTGTCAAAATACGGATATACTGACATTGGTTAGATTCATGAAAGCTCTCTGGATTTCTACAAGTTGCAGGGCCTTAATAACTTATGTCGCCAGTCAACATTCAATTTCTGGTCTTTCATTTTAAACAAAGAATTAGGTGACAACCGACCGTATTTCCAGCGCATGTTCCAAACGGGTGGAGTTATCTTGATTACCGCAGACTACATGCTAAGTGATCCAAGAGGTACAGTCGTTGTGCTATCTTGGTTCGAAGATTATGCGAAGAGCAGGTATCCTGGGACATGGAAATTAATGCTCCGCCCGGATGTATTGAATTGGCTGCAAAAGCAGATTGAGGTCACCGGGAACTCCAGTTATCTGTAGGTCATTGTGTATCACCAGGCTTTATTATACGGTCTAATAGCAATACCAGGTGGCTCGCAATGTACCATCTCATTATGCAGATTACCTTCATCGGAGATACGAAGTCCCGGGACATCCTCACTGGTGCAGAAGCCGGCTATACACCAAATACGGTCATCTCTCCCTCAAAACTCCCAGGGTACGGTTTTCGTACAGACGACGAGATTCCAGATATCCCCAAAGATAGAACCCTGACCCAAGAACAACGAAACGCTGATCACCTCGTTGAGTTCTACGCTGGCTGGGCCCTGATCAACTGTTACCAGTTCCGAAAGTTCTATGTGCTCACAGCCTCCGCACTTCCGCGATGGGATGAATGGCACCATCTGCAAATTCGCGTGGGCTCCACAGCTTTCATGAAATATTTCGAAATCAACTATAGGTGGTATTGGGAAAAACTTAAGCATTCTGCGGCGAGATCGAATTACCACTCAGAGAGGAGTTCTCAGACCCCATTTACACCCCAAACTCCTAAGGCCGGCTCGAGCGAGTCAGCTATTTCTCGCCCGACGCCGTCCTATATCCCTCCCCTTTCGCACCACTATCCCCAACCATATCAGTGATGGAAAAGTGTACGACGTGTCGGTGATTGAGAAGTGTATGCTCGATCCGGGGCTTCTATTGCGTTCTATACAATTTGCGCTTGTTACATATTTCTTAAGATACCACTGTAAAATACAACGATCTCACGCTTTATAGGTATCATGCACTGAGCAGAACAAGACAGTTATTGATATAAGTAATGCAACTCCAATGGCTGAGTATAAGGATCCGTCATGAGAAACCAAGCTGAAGCTAATATCCGAAACGCCATACATAACACAGAGAATTCACGGAGACTGGTATACTAAAAACAAAACATCAAAACATCGGTGAAGGCCAAGCAATGCACGTCACATATACGAAATGCGCAATGTTTACTGAAACCGATTGATAGGTGTTAACTAGAAGCCCGCTGCTCTAGTCCGGTATTCACGGAAGTTTGAGATAGAAGGGTGCTCCTCCGAAGCGGCCTGCGCTTTAGCTTTCCAGGccctctgcttcttctctcgCCGTTGCCTTTCTTCCCATTGGCTCTCCTCTGCTGCGATCATGGCATGGAAACGTCCGCCTTGTCCACGAGAAAAGTAAATGGGTTTCTCTTTACGAGCAGCCACAGACTCCGTTACGAGAACAAACTTCACGCTCGAACCTGGAGTTTCATACATGGCATCGCTAAGGATGGTCTCCATTTCTGTTCGGAGGGCTCGTGCCCCCGTGCCCATTGTGAAGGCGTTGGCAGCTATCTTATGCAAGGCTGGAGTTGTGAAGCGAAGCTCAATTCCTGATAGGGAGAATAGGGTTGTGTACTGCGCTAGCAATGAGTTGCGGGGCTCAGTGAGGATGCGTACAAGTAAAGGTTGCGTCAGCGTGGAGAGCGCAGCGGTGACTGGAACACGGCCAACTAACTCTGGGATAAATCCATAATTTTGTAGGTCGGTAGGATTGATGAGGTCGAGTGCATTGAAGTAAGTTGGCTCACCATCAGGCGATTCGGGGCTCGCAGAGGTGAAAAAGGGAAGGTGTTTCTTGTACAATGCCTCCTCTTCTGACCCTGGCACTATGGGCACAGGCTGATTGTTTGCGGTTGTTGATTGTCCAGGCCGCTCATCTGAGTTGGATGGTGTCCGAACAGGCTGGCCAAAGCCAATGGAGCCACGCGATATCCGATCCATCACCACTTTGTGTAGCCCGACAAAAGCACCAGAGAAGATAAACAGAATGTTATCCGTACGTACGTTGTAGACCTCCCCTTTCTGGGACATGCCCCCACCATTGGAGGGTGGATACGGCGAGTTTCCCAGTGGACTGTTTGATGGATATGTATTGGGAGTTCCGCCTGCGCGAGGAGcgttcttttcctgtttcgCTTGCACCTGCACCGTCGTACCTTCTATAATCTTTAGAAGGGCCTGCTGGACTCCCTCACCACCGACATCTTTGCCATGACTGACTTTAGCGGCGGCAATCTTATCAACCTCATCCAGAACGATTATGCCGCGTTCTGCTTGTTCGACATCATAGTTTGCTGCAGCTAGGAGCCTGTGAACGCAGACCTCGGCATCTTCTCCAATGTATCCAGCCTGCGTGAACGGTGTGCAATCTGAAATGCTAAACGGTACTGATAGTACTTTAGCTAATGTTTTGGCCATGAGTGTCTTCCCAACGCCGGAAGGTCCTAGTAGCAGTATATTGGACTTCTCCAGTTGTATTGTCGATGAGTCTGTGAGCTCGGTTTGGTTCAACGACGAACTTGGATCAAATGGTGGGCGGCTAGTCCGTTGTTGCCCTGGAAATTCATCTGCTACATGTGTTAGTACATCACTAAGATGACCATGCAGTTCCAGTTCTCGTTGGGCCTCTGAGCAACCTACCCTCTACAGGATGGCGGTCAACAGACTCGCGCCGCGCGCGCTTCGCCAGCAGCTCGACTGCTTCCTCATCACGCCGCTGTAATTCTTGCACACGTTGGTAATGATTGTATACGGCGACACTTAGTATCTTCTTTGCACGATCCTGTCCGACTACAAACTGATCTAGGTATTGCTTTAACGTTTTGGGCGTAATCCGGGGAGCTCCGAAAGCCGGGGTCGAGCCCAAGGGCCCAGCAGTCGGCAGTCCTGGTTCATAGCTACCACTCCAGGGCTGATTTGAGAAATCTGATCGACTGAATTGAGAAAGTGTCGGGAAAGTCGCAGAAGAGCTAGCGAAGCCACGTTGTGTGAGGCGAACAATTGAACTCGGTGCGCGCCGATAGCGGAGAATGAGGTGGTGGTGCGCCCTGAGAGGTGCACTGGGCCGTAGAGGCAGCCACAGCATGACCGGGCGGCAGATGACTTGTGAATGGATAAGCGCAAATGGTAGACGTAGTAAGCAGTACAATAAGTagaacccaaagaaagataatTAGGGTGGTGTGAAGGATTAAGCTGTAGTTGGAGGTAGAGATGACGCTGCCGATAGTAGATAAGATGGAGTTAGATAGTAGCTTTCCCCGCAGCACGTGATTGATGCTTATCAGCCGACGCTATCCGCCTTTACAGCTGgagactactccgtacatataAGAACATGCTATGGCAACTTTGTCCAAGTATCTCGTTCATTATCTAAAAATGAGAACTTGCTAGCGGTGTGAGCCATCCAAAACTTCCACCAAGCCTCAAAGAGTGCAAAGCCTTAGGTCATCTGGAAGTAAGGATATCGATTTTCTGCGGCGTAGTGCTATCCGTTCTTTGCTCAGATCGTACTTGCTCAACTTGGCAGCTGGTATAAGAGTCTAAGCCTGGCCTAGTAAATCGCGTATGATTTCTTTTCGGGGGCTTCTAACGCCATAAACTGAGGAGGAGTGACATTTAGGTGACACACCCCTTAGCTGCATTCAACATACCGTCTTAGCGGTTGATCGCTTGCCACATACAGTCGCTGCAAGCAATATCAACGGTAGGTTTGATTTAGGCAAGGAGGGCTTGTTGACGAGACGTAGGATCTTGGTTCCCAAAGGATGGTTGAGTGAACTTCCTGTAGGCGGGGACTTTTCACTTCGTTGCCTTGAACGCGGGCTGCTGCTCCATCGTTTGTGAGATAAAACTGCGCAATGCGGCCCAACGGTTTGACACAGAGCTTGTCTGATTGTCCGATTCTGTATTTGGTGTAGTAGTCGTCTCGATAGTCGACATCTGTGCCATGTTCTTTGCGAAGCGATCCCTTTCTGTTTGTTCCAATCGTTGCCTACGCTTCATAGCGCCAGGTTTATGCTTCAGCGTTTTCTGTTTAATGACATTCACCTGATTGTTGGGATCATTCATTTCAACCTCGGTTTCTGGTAGGGCATCGGCAAGCGATTCAAGGTTTGCAACGAGTTTCTTTGACGCCCGTCGGCGTTTCGTAGTCTTTTGAGAGTTCTTCTCTATTTTGGACATTAGGGCAGCATGTTTAATCTGACGTTTGTCTTTCTTAGATGTCCGAAAATCATCATTGAAGAGGCTAGACTTCGTCGAGGAAAGAGCGCCTTTCCCTGAAGCCGGCATTTTCACAGCGGACTGTTTCTTAGTCGATCTAATAGGGGCCTTTACAGATGTTAGAGAGCTCCAACTTTCATGTGAGAGGTGGGATGGCTTACCATTATGGGTTTCTATCACTGGTGCCGAAAAAGTTGGTCAAATCGCCGGGCTCTCCGAGAGTTCACGATAATAATTCTGCCTCTGGTTCCGATACGTGCGTGCTCCTAAACCTTTTCTAGATTAGCCTGAACGCTAGTTAATCCATGTCCCTGGCAGCCCCTGGTCTCACCGCCAACGTGACTACTTACCGACTAAGAGAggcttttccttctttggtaTCCCTATCCCTCTAAGTtatgaagatcaagaaatgAGGACTTCCCGTGGTACATAGACTAGAAGTTGGCCGGAGTCAAAGCACTAGACTAATCTGTTAGTGTGACACATCCGATCACTCACCGAACCCGATCgcccttttttcttttttccctctaAAATCCCTCGTTCTTTCTCCGAATTTCTCGGGAGGAAAAGATCCACATTCACGGGTATTCAACCCGCCTTATCGTCTTCCACTTACATCAGAGAACCACATCGAGAATTTTGGTGACGGTTTTCGTGTCTCATTCGCAGCACTACGTGGATGCTGTCCCCAGTACATCTTCTATCTCGCCGGACTTGCCTTCGTTCAATTGCCACTGCGATTGATAAACCTCGGTTCCCGGTTTTCCTCCAGCAACGGACACTCTCCACTCCATTTTCGTCGTCTCTAGTCTACTCAAAGGCTTTAAAGTTCCCCAGACCAACCTCAACTCGACTCatttcttgttcattttcACGTCTATATACAACATCTGTGAACGACCTTGCCAAAATGAGTTCCCTTACCCCCTACCAGCGCAAACACAAGGTCACGGTGATCGGCTCAGGAAACTGGTAAGTGTGCTGAGAGATAACGGTAACTGGGTTAAGACAGCGCTGACATTTTATAGGGGCACCGCTATTGCCAAGATTGTCGCTGAAAATACCGCTAGCAACCCTGCCATCTTCGAAAAGGATGTTCAAATGTGGGTTTTTGAAGAGAACGTGGAAGTTCCAAAGACCTCCCCTCACTATAACCCATCTTCGCCCTTATGCCAGGGTCCCCAGAAGTTAACAGAGATAATCAATAAGACACATGAGAATGTCAAGTATTTGCCAGGAATCAACCTTCCTACAAATTTGCACGCCAATCCCTCATTGGAGGACTCCGTTAAGGACAGCACTATCCTTGTTTTCAATTTGCCTCATCAGTTCATTATCAAGACTTGTGAGCAGATCAAGGGCAAGATTCTGCCATATGCGCGTGGTATTTCTTGCATCAAGGGTGTCGATGTGCGGGAAGATGGAATCAGTCTTTTCTCAGAAACAATCGGCAAGATTCTTGGGATCTACTGTGGCGCCCTCTCCGGTGCAAACATCGCCAGCGAGGTTGCCCAGGAGAAGTGGTCTGAGTCAAGCATTGCTTACGATCCTCCCCATCTAGATTCGAAAGCCCCCTCGCCCAATCGCTCGCCTTCCTCATCGACGGTGGATGTGGTTCACTTCACGCATAAGGACGTTTCGGGACAACTATCTCGGGTTAAACTGCAGGCGTTGCCCTCCGAGTATCCTCCCATTGACCATGCTGTCCTGAAGACGCTTTTCCATCGTCCCTACTTCCATATCAGTGTGGTGAGTGATGTTGC
This Aspergillus flavus chromosome 1, complete sequence DNA region includes the following protein-coding sequences:
- a CDS encoding ATP-dependent Clp protease, giving the protein MPASGKGALSSTKSSLFNDDFRTSKKDKRQIKHAALMSKIEKNSQKTTKRRRASKKLVANLESLADALPETEVEMNDPNNQVNVIKQKTLKHKPGAMKHFSNQPWSGSYEPGLPTAGPLGSTPAFGAPRITPKTLKQYLDQFVVGQDRAKKILSVAVYNHYQRVQELQRRDEEAVELLAKRARRESLTDSSTIQLEKSNILLLGPSGVGKTLMAKTLAKVLSVPFSISDCTPFTQAGYIGEDAEVCVHRLLAAANYDVEQAERGIIVLDEVDKIAAAKVSHGKDVGGEGVQQALLKIIEGTTVQVQAKQEKNAPRAGGTPNTYPSNSPLGNSPYPPSNGGGMSQKGEVYNVRTDNILFIFSGAFVGLHKVVMDRISRGSIGFGQPVRTPSNSDERPGQSTTANNQPVPIVPGSEEEALYKKHLPFFTSASPESPDGEPTYFNALDLINPTDLQNYGFIPELVGRVPVTAALSTLTQPLLVRILTEPRNSLLAQYTTLFSLSGIELRFTTPALHKIAANAFTMGTGARALRTEMETILSDAMYETPGSSVKFVLVTESVAARKEKPIYFSRGQGGRFHAMIAAEESQWEERQRREKKQRAWKAKAQAASEEHPSISNFREYRTRAAGF
- a CDS encoding glycerol-3-phosphate dehydrogenase [NAD+]; protein product: MLSPVHLLSRRTCLRSIATAIDKPRFPVFLQQRTLSTPFSSSLVYSKALKFPRPTSTRLISCSFSRLYTTSVNDLAKMSSLTPYQRKHKVTVIGSGNWGTAIAKIVAENTASNPAIFEKDVQMWVFEENVEVPKTSPHYNPSSPLCQGPQKLTEIINKTHENVKYLPGINLPTNLHANPSLEDSVKDSTILVFNLPHQFIIKTCEQIKGKILPYARGISCIKGVDVREDGISLFSETIGKILGIYCGALSGANIASEVAQEKWSESSIAYDPPHLDSKAPSPNRSPSSSTVDVVHFTHKDVSGQLSRVKLQALPSEYPPIDHAVLKTLFHRPYFHISVVSDVAGVSLGGALKNVVAIAAGWVEGMGWGDNAKAAVMRVGLLEMVKFGEMFFGATINTRTFTEESAGVADLITSCSGGRNFRCAKLSIERKQPIGKVEETELNGQKLQGTLTAIEVNKFLKNQGVEEEYPLLTAVYKILEGTMSVEDIPSYIERKPESVSHESQGVNGGGASQAVLAKL